A single region of the Ascaphus truei isolate aAscTru1 chromosome 6, aAscTru1.hap1, whole genome shotgun sequence genome encodes:
- the LOC142497857 gene encoding alpha-tectorin-like, with protein sequence MKSWTRFIFLLLALPSARCFDYTTAGPVLYPFGPTHNDQTTTIDDDGGTDRIVIKYSFKFFGEIHKSLFVNNNGGISFSEPVTQYTPDPFPIPGISIVAPYWGDVDNEIAGIIYYRECLELEMLDRITEDMKIYFPNLHYRPVWCFIATWYKVAYYGSESDKVNTFQAVLTTDSHRSFAMFNYGDLQWTTGTASGGEPKTGLGGTPAQAGFNTDGNYFNIPNSRTAHVMNIKSSSNVGTPGRWIFQVDDFKVPGGCVFEASFLQFGQFIWHDVGCTRKCSCKHDSNMACEELGCEDGYVCLESGRHYMCQINEEDCD encoded by the exons ATGAAAAGTTGGACTAGATTCATCTTCCTGCTCCTGG CTCTGCCATCAGCACGTTGTTTCGACTACACTACAGCAG GCCCAGTCCTCTATCCTTTTGGACCAACACATAATGACCAAACAACCACCATTGATGATGATGGCGGAACAGACAGAATTGTCATCAAATACTCATTCAAGTTCTTTGGTGAAATCCACAAATCTCTTTTC GTAAACAACAACGGGGGAATTTCCTTTTCGGAGCCCGTCACGCAGTACACCCCGGATCCCTTCCCTATCCCAGGAATCAGTATAGTGGCCCCATACTGGGGGGATGTGGACAACGAAATTGCAGGGATCATTTACTACCGGGAGTGCTTGGAACTGGAAATGCTGGACCGCATCACGGAGGATATGAAGATCTACTTCCCAAACCTGCACTACAGGCCAGTCTGGTGTTTCATTGCAACCTGGTACAAAGTAGCATATTATGGATCTGAGTCCGATAAG GTGAACACCTTCCAAGCCGTCCTCACTACGGACAGTCACAGGTCCTTTGCCATGTTCAATTATGGTGACCTTCAGTGGACAACAGGAACGGCCAGCGGTGGAGAGCCTAAAACAGGGCTTGGGGGGACTCCCGCTCAG GCTGGGTTTAATACCGATGGAAATTACTTCAATATTCCAAACTCCAGGACCGCTCACGTCATGAACATTAAATCCTCCAGTAATGTCGGCACCCCCGGCCGTTGGATATTTCAAGTCGATGATTTCAAGGTGCCCGGAGGTTGTGTGTTTGAAG CCTCCTTTCTGCAGTTTGGACAGTTCATCTGGCACGACGTTGGCTGCACACGCAAATGCTCCTGCAAACACGACAGCAACATGGCTTGTGAGGAACTGGGCTGCGAAGACGGATACGTCTGCCTGGAGTCAGGTCGCCATTATATGTGCCAGATCAACGAAGAGGACTGCGACTAA